In Spinacia oleracea cultivar Varoflay chromosome 5, BTI_SOV_V1, whole genome shotgun sequence, a single window of DNA contains:
- the LOC110793882 gene encoding uncharacterized protein: protein MTPSKDWMAIEDYVNDPSFEVGVNSFLDYAFQKLGTDNIRCPCCECVNGEFGDREKVRQHLLVYGVVKRYTFWFHHGERLEQEPQLVCDGDDGDDNIAEENENELDEMLGIIRDLYPECNNVGSSSNDSNLEEPNADAKRFYNLLKDSQDPVYEGCKSSRMYVLLKHLHIKTLGRWTNESFTMLLDFLKEDLLPKGSNLPKSYNKSKKVMKDLGLSYQKIDACVNDCIFYWKENEKLNACNICGASRWKSNKHNGEEKCKSNGKRIPQKTLRYFPLKPRLQKLFMCSKTASLMTWHHGKKKKDGTMRHPVDGTAWESFDTEHPNFASDPRNVRLGLASDGFQPFANSKTSYSIWPIILIPYNVPLELCMKQSNMFLSMLIPGPKGPGDAIDVYLQPLIEELKDLWEVGVETFDAATQRHFQLRAALMWTINDFPAYAMLSGWSTKGYLACPCCLRDTRSMRLPHGGKECYMRHHCYLPMNHRWRKNKKSFDGTVGREGPPQPSSIDDILNELKDLENIILSKDPSVKTKISHEVRGDNWNKKSIFFELPYWKTNLLRHNLDVMHIEKNICDSVLGTIMNIQGKTKDTLKSRHDLKDLGLRPTLHPIKVGDKWKMPPAPYTFFSSEKQKFCNFLKELKVPDGFSSNISYCVNSKEAKISGLKSHDCHVILEHLLPLAIRDLLTPLVREALIELSLFFTLLCAKVLNVDDLKQLESQIPITLCKLEKVFPPSFFDVMMHLPIHLANEAIMGGPVQFRWMYPIEQYMYKLKSYIRNRAHPEASIAEGYLAEECMNHCSRYMQSIETRFNRLDRNYENSQGHDDTLPIFSHSGRSLGAASVRDLEKGELDEAHIYILKNCDEVKPFLKQEN from the coding sequence ATGACTCCTAGTAAGGATTGGATGGCGATCGAAGATTACGTTAATGACCCATCATTTGAAGTGGGAGTTAATAGTTTTTTAGACTATGCATTTCAAAAGTTGGGAACCGATAATATTCGTTGTCCTTGTTGCGAATGTGTGAATGGTGAGTTTGGGGACCGAGAAAAAGTGAGACAACATCTTCTAGTTTATGGAGTAGTCAAAAGGTACACCTTTTGGTTTCATCACGGGGAAAGGTTGGAGCAAGAGCCTCAACTTGTGTGTGATGGGGATGATGGGGATGATAATATCGCGGAAGAAAATGAAAACGAGTTAGATGAAATGCTTGGTATTATTCGGGATTTATATCCCGAGTGCAATAATGTTGGTTCTTCCTCGAATGATAGTAATCTTGAGGAACCAAATGCAGATGCCAAAAGGTTTTATAACTTGTTGAAGGATTCTCAAGATCCGGTTTATGAAGGTTGCAAGAGTTCTAGAATGTATGTCCTCTTAAAACATCTTCATATTAAGACTTTGGGTCGTTGGACCAACGAATCATTTACCATGCTCTTAGATTTCTTAAAGGAGGATCTTCTTCCCAAGGGATCAAATTTGCCAAAGTCTTATAATAAGTCTAAGAAGGTAATGAAAGACCTTGGTTTGTCATATCAAAAAATTGATGCATGTGtcaatgattgcatattttaTTGGAAGGAGAATGAGAAGTTGAATGCCTGTAACATATGTGGTGCATCAAGATGGAAGAGTAACAAACACAATGGGGAAGAGAAGTGTAAATCGAATGGTAAGAGAATACCTCAGAAGACACTACGATACTTTCCATTAAAACCGAGGTTGCAAAAACTATTTATGTGCTCCAAGACTGCTTCTTTGATGACATGGCATCATgggaaaaagaagaaagatgGTACAATGAGACATCCAGTTGACGGAACGGCTTGGGAGTCGTTTGACACAGAGCATCCTAATTTTGCATCAGACCCTCGAAATGTTAGGCTCGGGCTTGCTAGTGATGGTTTTCAACCCTTTGCAAATTCAAAAACATCATATAGTATATGGCCTATTATCCTTATTCCGTATAATGTGCCTCTCGAACTTTGTATGAAGCAGTCTAATATGTTTTTGTCAATGCTTATTCCTGGTCCTAAAGGTCCTGGTGATGCAATTGACGTATATTTGCAGCCTCTAATTGAGGAACTGAAAGATCTGTGGGAAGTTGGTGTGGAGACCTTTGATGCAGCAACGCAACGTCATTTTCAGCTACGTGCAGCTTTAATGTGGACCATTAATGATTTTCCAGCCTATGCGATGTTATCTGGTTGGAGCACTAAGGGGTATCTAGCATGCCCTTGTTGTCTTAGGGATACTCGGTCAATGAGGCTACCTCACGGAGGTAAGGAATGCTATATGCGTCATCACTGCTATTTGCCAATGAATCATAGATGGAGAAAGAATAAGAAATCATTTGATGGAACAGTCGGGCGTGAAGGACCTCCACAACCTTCTTCAATAGATGATATTCTTAATGAACTTAAGGATCTCGAGAACATTATATTGTCTAAGGATCCAAGTGTGAAGACAAAAATATCTCATGAAGTTAGGGGGGACAATTGGAATAAGAAAAGTATTTTCTTTGAACTTCCATACTGGAAGACTAATCTCTTACGACACAATTTAGACGTGATGCATATTGAGAAGAACATATGTGATAGTGTTCTTGGGACAATAATGAATATTCAAGGGAAGACAAAAGACACTTTAAAATCACGTCATGACTtgaaagatttggggttgcggcCTACATTGCACCCTATCAAAGTAGGGGACAAATGGAAGATGCCTCCAGCTCCATATACTTTTTTCTCCTCCGAAAAACAAAAATTCTGTAACTTTTTGAAAGAGCTAAAAGTCCCTGATGGTTTTTCATCAAATATATCTTATTGTGTAAACTCGAAGGAAGCTAAGATTTCGGGTTTGAAGAGCCACGATTGTCATGTAATACTTGAGCATCTTCTTCCTTTAGCAATACGTGATCTTCTCACTCCACTTGTACGTGAAGCATTAATTGAGTTGTCATTGttctttactttattatgtGCAAAAGTACTTAATGTGGATGATTTGAAGCAACTAGAGTCCCAAATTCCTATAACTCTCTGCAAATTGGAGAAGGTTTTTCCTCCTTCCTTCTTTGATGTGATGATGCATTTACCTATCCACTTAGCTAACGAAGCTATAATGGGAGGGCCAGTTCAGTTCAGATGGATGTATCCAATAGAACAATACATGTATAAGCTGAAGTCTTACATAAGGAATAGGGCTCATCCGGAGGCTTCGATTGCGGAGGGCTATTTAGCAGAAGAGTGCATGAATCATTGCTCTAGGTATATGCAGAGTATAGAGACCCGATTTAATCGACTTGATCGAAATTATGAAAATAGCCAAGGTCATGATGATACCCTGCCTATTTTTAGTCATTCTGGTCGAAGCCTAGGGGCTGCAAGTGTTAGAGATCTTGAGAAGGGGGAATTGGATGAAGCTCACATTTATATTTTGAAGAATTGTGATGAGGTTAAGCCTTTTCTTAAGCAAGAGAACTAG